The nucleotide sequence CAAAGGCCACTCTCTCCCGAGAAGCTCTCCTTCAGGCGTAAAGACCATATTAATTACGTCGCCCAACCCGTCAAACTCCTTTTGTATTATTTGATCCACTTTTTTTAACAATTTCTGCCCCTAACAGCAATAGAATTCGGACCCTTCTCCTTATAAATCGAAGCTGATCGGCGGTATTTGAATCATCCTGGGTCTTTCTTTTCATCCGTTTGTCTGAATTCTCAAGGCAAAATCCTATATTCAAAGTAAAGTCTAACAGCAAAAGGGCACGAAGAGAAGCATGCGCAAAATACATTATAAAACAATAATATATCTTCATCTCATTTCAATCGGCTTATTCGTAAACTGCTCTCCAGGTTCGGGAAACGGACCTTTACTTTTCCCAAATGGATTCGGATCTTCTTCTTCCTCTCATGATCAGATCAAAATCGTACATCCTCATGTAGTTAGCGGAAGCAATGAAGTAGTTTCTGGATATACAACCCTAGCCACGTATGCAGACGGAACGCAAGCAGATGTTACATCGAATACGAATTGGACAACGAGTCTTCCGTATACGATTGCCTCAGACGGCTCTCTTCATCTCGCTGATAGTAACACACCATTGAATAGCACAATCACAGGAACCGTAGACGGCGTGACGGATACGTTTCATCTTTCCGGATATTATGGTGCTCTTCTAAATTTTCAATCGAATGCTGATCCGGCAGATCAATCTACTTCCTGTCCGGTTGCGATTGGAACAAGTATCTATTTAAAAGATAATCAAGACTCAACATTTACTTGGACGGACTATTCCTATCAATGGAATCCTCATACAGCAACGGGTTATTGCGATCCTACCGATGCTACTTGTAGTTTATTAAAGATCATCATCCCTGGACATAATCTATCCAACGATCAAATTATCTTAGAAGATGCTACGATCTATATGGACTTCACTACAAATAACTTTACCGGTAGCGTAATCATAAATGGAACTCCCGCGTGGGTAGGAGTGAACAATCCTCCTTGCCGAGGGATTTACTCTATTACTGGCTTTATTATGGAACAAGATGATAATCCGATTCCACATTAATTCTGGTGCAAGCGGTTCGTCGCGGCAGAGATACGGAGGGCTTTAGTCCTGGCAAAGCCAGGATGAGCGCGGCTGCGCGAACCCGAAGTAGCTCGTTCTGAGCGAAGCGAAGAGCCGCCCAAGTCTTCCCCTTAAGATTTATAGAACCATAGAATTTCTGAGTGAAATTTAAATTTAGTTTCGCTTTTTAGATTGATAAATCTCGATATATCGATTTTCTATAAGTACGATGGATATTCTCAAAATAACAAAGGCGATCGGCAATGAGACCCGTTTGAATATTCTTGAATGGCTCAAAAGCCCGGAATCAAACTTTGGGCCCCAGGAAATCGGAGATTTTCAAAAGGATGGGGTTTGCGTAACTCTCATCCAAGAGAAGAGCGAATTAGGACAATCTACGGTATCCCATTATCTTTCGATCCTATTGGGAGCAAATCTCCTGAAAGCCAAACGAATCGGTCAATGGACTTTTTATAAGCGAAATGAAGAAACGATTCGAGCCTATCTGGAGTCCTTGAAACAAAAAATCAGATAGGAAGCCAGAGCATATTCGCGAGTAGTTCCGTTTGCAAAGACCGGATAAATCCCGTTCGGAAAACATTTTATTTGCGAACATATCGATTTTTCTAGATATCTAAATATAAGAATAGAGGATATAGGATGCTTACGGTAAAAATAAGTGATAAGGAAGAAAACAAGGGATACTCTTCCATGTTTCAGAAAGGAAAACTGACCTTAGGTGTTTTCTTTCCTATAGAATCTTTTGAAGGCGCAAAGCCTACGATGTCCAAACAGATCGAACTAGCGCAAAGGGCAGAACAAGGAGGCTTCTCCGCTTTATGGTTCCGAGATGTTCCTTTATTGGATCCTACTTTCGGTGATATAGGACAGGTTTTCGATCCTTTCGTGTATTTAGGATATATCGCCGCTCAAACAAATTCCATTGCGCTTGCGACTGGCTCGATCATCTTGCCGATCAGGCATCCGATCCATACAGCAAAGGCAGCCGCTTCAGTTGATCAACTCAGTCAGGGAAGATTGGTTTTAGGGATCGCTTCCGGAGACAGGCCAGTAGAGTATCCTCTTCTCGGTCTAAACTTTGAGAGAAGAGGAGAGATATTCAGGAAGCATTTAGGTGATTTTAGAAAGTATCTGGAAAATGAATTTCCGGAAATCCAAACGGAATACGGCACGATAAGAAGTGTCGATTTAGTACCAAAACCTTTTGCGAAAGGGATTCCCACTTTAGTTACTGGGTTCAGTCAGCAATCTCTCAAGTGGATCGCGGAAAACGCGGATGGCTGGATCTCCTATCCTAGACCACTCGATCAACAAATGAAGATCGTCTCAAGTTGGAGAGAAACCGTCGAAGAAGTTTGGGGAGAAAAATTTCTTCCCTTTGCACAGTCTTTATATATCGACTTGCAAAGCCAACCGGATGCCTCTCCTAAAAATATTCACCTTGGCTTTAGCTCCGGTAGAAAATTCCTTACCGAAGTTTTGATCATTCTGAAAGAGATAGGGGTCAATCATGTGGTATTAAATTTAAAATATGGGAGAAGACCTGCTTCGGAAGTCTTAGAAGAATTGATCCAATTTGTCCTCCCTGCACTCGGTCTATAGAGGATCTCCGCTTTAGCGAAGCAAGAATCACAACGAAATGTTGCAAAAAAGTATCGGTTTTCGGATGAAAAAGGAAATCTAATTTGGGATCTAGAATTTCAAGTTTCTTGCAAATAGAGAAGGCTCGAAAATTTTACCTATAGATGAGTTCGTATTTTTCTCCGGGAAAATCGGAGCAAAACCTTAACTTTCCAAGCCTGCCGAAAGCCAAAAAAGGCGCGAGAGCCTTGGTAGTTGCCGGTGGGGGAATGAAGGGTTCTTTCGCAGGCGGCGCATTGTATGCGATCAACCAGGCCGTCCCTTCTACTTTTTTTGATCTGATCTTAGGAGTATCTTCCGGTTCTTGTGCGGCCGCTTATTATACTACGGGTTATGAGACAAGCCACGAAGAAGGCTTGAGAACCCTGGATATCTGGCGAAAGGAACTGACCGGAAACCAATTGATCTCCTTCTTGAATCCGTTTCGTGGCAAAACCTTTCTAGACCAGGAATACTTGATCGATTATCTGTTTGGTACAAAGTATAGACTTCCTGCGGAGTATTTGGAGAAGAAGGAGACCTCCCCTTTCTATGTTGTGGTCACGAATCTGGCCAAGGCACGTGCCGAATACGTGAAAGCAACTGCGTCTAACGTATTGAATTTATTGAAGGCGGCAACTTCCCTTCCCATAGCTACCAGGGGAAAATGGAAATTGGATGGCCAATACTATGGGGACGGAGGGATTTCCGATCCGATCCCGGTAGAATCCGTCATCCAAGCCGGATACAAGGACATTACAGTTGTATTGAATAGTCCGGAAGACGAGTTATCGGACCCCATTCCGAGATTCCAAGGCTGGCTTTCCTATCCTTCCGATAAAAAGCTATCTCATATGATCACTCGCGTGCATCATACCATGTACAACAGAGCGGTTCATATAATCCAATCCCCTCCCAAAGGAGTGAAGATCCGGGTCATTTCACCGGATGAATCCGAACTCAGCATGGTAAGCACAAGTTCCAGATTGCTAAACCGCTCCGTGACTAAGGGAATGGAAGCCGGCCAAAGACTAGTAGCAAACCTTCTTGCGGAGGTGTCCGAGCTAAAGAACAAATCCAAACTTCTTAGGAAACTCTTTGTTCCTGTCATTCGTCCGGAAGGAAAGA is from Leptospira langatensis and encodes:
- a CDS encoding LLM class oxidoreductase, yielding MFQKGKLTLGVFFPIESFEGAKPTMSKQIELAQRAEQGGFSALWFRDVPLLDPTFGDIGQVFDPFVYLGYIAAQTNSIALATGSIILPIRHPIHTAKAAASVDQLSQGRLVLGIASGDRPVEYPLLGLNFERRGEIFRKHLGDFRKYLENEFPEIQTEYGTIRSVDLVPKPFAKGIPTLVTGFSQQSLKWIAENADGWISYPRPLDQQMKIVSSWRETVEEVWGEKFLPFAQSLYIDLQSQPDASPKNIHLGFSSGRKFLTEVLIILKEIGVNHVVLNLKYGRRPASEVLEELIQFVLPALGL
- a CDS encoding patatin-like phospholipase family protein, which gives rise to MSSYFSPGKSEQNLNFPSLPKAKKGARALVVAGGGMKGSFAGGALYAINQAVPSTFFDLILGVSSGSCAAAYYTTGYETSHEEGLRTLDIWRKELTGNQLISFLNPFRGKTFLDQEYLIDYLFGTKYRLPAEYLEKKETSPFYVVVTNLAKARAEYVKATASNVLNLLKAATSLPIATRGKWKLDGQYYGDGGISDPIPVESVIQAGYKDITVVLNSPEDELSDPIPRFQGWLSYPSDKKLSHMITRVHHTMYNRAVHIIQSPPKGVKIRVISPDESELSMVSTSSRLLNRSVTKGMEAGQRLVANLLAEVSELKNKSKLLRKLFVPVIRPEGKK